The genomic DNA TTGACAGAATAATTAACAAATGGGACCGTTTTTTGTGATGTTTTGTCTAGTTTAGTGGTAGAAACCAGTCTCTTGTGAAGAGGACGGCACTTGGTTCCGTGGTGAGAGAAGACTGTTGCCTTTCCACGGCTGGCAAGAGGAGGTATGGCTGTGTCAGGTGCCAAGCGCGAGTGACAGAACTGGGCAGGGGCCTGGTCACTCGTCCGAACCAGCCGTGCGCTTTTGTGTCCTCTTGCGGGGAGACCGTTTGGGGGAGGCCTTGTCTagggaaatgagaggagagtTTTAGGAAATGTTTGGAAATGGTTTTAAAACGGTCACTCTTTGGATCAGATAAGCAGATCAAGAAATACTTTTTTCATAGGCCAAGTCTAAAATCAACAACTAGCCGCACCCTGTAGATCTTTAAGGATTGGATGAGTTTAAGCAATATGGTTGAAGCTCCACAGACCTCGTTGCTATTACCCTATTGCTTATATCCAACTGATCCTTTCAGACCTATGAGGAGTATCTCAGGGTAGGAGCTAGGGATTTGAAGTCGGTGACCATAGCTATTACACCCAAGGCTAACATGAACCAATGATTGAGATTGCATATTCAGAAGCACTAATAATTACATTCACTGATGATTCAGAGGAAACGTAAGAATTTTGCTCAACCACTACTCTACAACTGCTCGCTCCTGAGAGAAAAGGAAGCCTCACCTCGCCGACTCTGCACTGTAGACGCAaggaaaaagagaggaagagagagaaaagtgtgAATGATCCCatgcagagagagaacagctagtTTTGAAAACACCAGCTAAACACAGAAAACTCAAGAGCCTTTAGCGAAATACACCCTGAGATGACAACAGGCATCTATGAAACACTGCAATGTTATAAAGCTATAGAGAGAAACATAGCAAGGAGGGGGCATAGCAGCTAGGATGCGTGTTACTGTCCTCTTAAACACACATTTCATGAGACACTGTCACTTAAATAGATTTTGAACTGGTACTCAAGCAGGCCAATCTAAGTTAGACCCATATATTTAACTTTACACTATTAGTAACCTAGGCAGAGCTGTTGAAGGTGCTGGCACCCCTGGAGCTAATGGCTAGCATAAACAGCTAGCTTCCCCGTGGCTACTAGCTAGCATAATGTCCTTTGGTTAACGGCTAGCATAAACGTCCTGTGACTAATGGCTAGCATAAACAGCTAGCTCCCTCGTGGCCACTAGGTAGGATAATGTTGAGTGGTGTAGTGAGGACTTACTGATCTGATTAAGGGTCTCCTGGGGAATCCAGCTCATGTCCACGTCGTTGTGGCTGGACGTGCCCATCTCCACCTTAGCAGCTGGTCTCCTCCTctgcacggggggggggggggggggagggaagagacacacacaaaaggAAGTTACTAAACTGACTTCCACAGAAACCAAACTCTAAAACGATCTTGTATAGCATAAACCCCTTTTCAGCATTTCCCCTCAGTCTTCTGAAATGCTCTAGCGTGGGTTAGAGACGAACTTCCTCCATTCAACATTGAAACACAATCCTCAAAACTATCCACCACCCCCATAACCTTTCCAACAGTCTTCTTTTCTTAATTTTTGacccagtagtagtagtggagcaCTAAATAGCTGAAACTGAACTCGCCAAAAGTCGTAAATTGGCACTTAGTCTCCCTCATTCCCTGTCTACCTCAATGTTCATCAGAAAACTGGTGTATTATCTCAAATCCTTTTCTCACCCTGAAAGAACGTCAACTCATTAAATAACAACCACCTGAACTGAGAGAATCCCACCGTTGAATATGAACAGGCATCTCCTAATTAATTTCTCTCTGGACTGCTATCTACTGTCATCTCTACATTAGGTGACACTTAGTGCTGAATATTCTATGCAAATCTTGTCATGGAGCATTGCCTCAGCAgaagtacatctctctctctttcggtctTCGTATCATTATCGAGGAAATAACACAAACAAAGGAATGATATGCTTAATTCATCGTCTTTCCGTCTCCTGCATCCAGTGGCATGGGCATTGTAGCTTTACCTTTCTGGACTCCAGCAGCTGATGAAGGCCTACCACCACTAGCAGGCCCAGACCAGACAGGAACACATACATGAAGATCCTGAGGatgcagaagagagagaagagttaAGACACGCTGCACCAACACACACCCCTGGTATGGCAGCCATTCCCAATAGAATGGTTTCATTTAGCACTTCTGAATGTCTTCCAACACAGGGCTAGTTCATATGGCCTCACGTCTCTCCATccagtccatcctctctctcggtGATGGTCACTGTCTGGTTGAACACAGCATCCTGGAATGTGTTaccctgaaagagagagaggagtatgagagagaggtatgagagagagcgagaggatcAGATATCACCTCCAGTTGGTGAACTACGACCCCCCCCTTTATCTTCTTCGGGTTAATCTGAAAGTTTAACCTCGCATGCAAATAGTGGGCAGACTTCAACCACACACCATGAGTTAAACTAATTTCCTAATATAAAAACAATTGCCTAATGAAATATAGATAAGGAAACTGAGAAACCAAACCCATGACCATTCTTGACATGCAATCATTTGTGAAAAAGACAAAAAAATGGCTGACTAAGCTGAGGCCCACTCACGTTGCCGTCTTTGTAGTTGAGGTTGATGACCAGGCCGAAGGGGCGCCCACCCATGGGCTCGGCTGGGATGAAGGAGTACTCAAAGGTGGCCTGGCGCCCAGCTGGCACCACTATGCCCAGCTGCAGGGCTGTGAAGTTCTGGATGTAGAACTGGAAGTCCTGTGGGTAGCGAAAGGATGCGTCCAGGGACTCCACCACAAAGTTGTCACTTCCCTTGTTGGTGAAGCCCATCAGGAACTTCACAATGTCATTGGCTGGGAAGTCTGGAGGCAAACGCCAGGAGGAAGAGCAACAAAAGACTGAGTGGTGGCGTGATGGCGAATTTGAAGCATACACAAACTTGTCAGAATATTAAGAATTCCCTTTCATTCAAATCATTTAGCACATACTTGTTCTTTGCAATAAATGCACTCAAATATGGAGGTTGAAACATATTATAGACTAAGCATTGTTGCTAAGTAAATCGATCTCCAAATACAAGTCAGTCTTAGCATTAAAGTGAAAAAACACAGTTAAAAACAATCATAATGACAAAAATGAAGTGCAAATTCAACATGCAGATAGATATGTTGAGACGAGCCCCAATCTGTGCCCGTACCCCTACCGTCTCCCTTGACAAAGAGGATGGTGGTGTCAGCATTGGGGGAGGCATTCACTTCTCCTCCTACggcttcctcctcttctttttctTCCGTCTAAAATATAAAAATTAGACACTATTTTTTAGATGAAATAAGCAAGGACTGATAGGGCCCAT from Oncorhynchus clarkii lewisi isolate Uvic-CL-2024 chromosome 15, UVic_Ocla_1.0, whole genome shotgun sequence includes the following:
- the LOC139366995 gene encoding translocon-associated protein subunit alpha-like isoform X2, which encodes MVQFLPKVLLLVLLAFPAMIIMKGPLVAAQDATEDEEAADEDAVDDVDVNTEDEDDEAEVEDDENTELTEEKEEEEAVGGEVNASPNADTTILFVKGDDFPANDIVKFLMGFTNKGSDNFVVESLDASFRYPQDFQFYIQNFTALQLGIVVPAGRQATFEYSFIPAEPMGGRPFGLVINLNYKDGNGNTFQDAVFNQTVTITEREDGLDGETIFMYVFLSGLGLLVVVGLHQLLESRKRRRPAAKVEMGTSSHNDVDMSWIPQETLNQINKASPKRSPRKRTQKRTAGSDE
- the LOC139366995 gene encoding translocon-associated protein subunit alpha-like isoform X1 is translated as MVQFLPKVLLLVLLAFPAMIIMKGPLVAAQDATEDEEAADEDAVDDVDVNTEDEDDEAEVEDDENTELTEEKEEEEAVGGEVNASPNADTTILFVKGDDFPANDIVKFLMGFTNKGSDNFVVESLDASFRYPQDFQFYIQNFTALQLGIVVPAGRQATFEYSFIPAEPMGGRPFGLVINLNYKDGNGNTFQDAVFNQTVTITEREDGLDGETIFMYVFLSGLGLLVVVGLHQLLESRKRRRPAAKVEMGTSSHNDVDMSWIPQETLNQIMQSRRDKASPKRSPRKRTQKRTAGSDE